In the genome of Desulfofalx alkaliphila DSM 12257, one region contains:
- a CDS encoding alpha-hydroxy-acid oxidizing protein — protein sequence MDLQSVREEAKKKLKGYCRVCPVCDGRACAGEVPGMGGLGTGAAFKANLEALNKIKLNMRTMHNAKEVDTTCTLFGHKISTPIMAAPMTGTPYNMGGAITEREFIGMIVTGSKKAGSIGYTGDGADPAMYDSGIEAVTEEKGWGIPIIKPRSQEEILARIRRAEQSGAIAVGVDIDGAGLVTMALKGQPVGPKTKEEVKELVSSTKLPFILKGIMTVDEAEMAVEAGAAAIVVSNHGGRVLDHTPGAATVLADISQAVGDKITVLADGGVRSGLDVIKLLALGADAVLVGRPLVVGAFGGGADGVALIIEKYNSELKHAMLLTGCSSLKDITGRVICQSN from the coding sequence GTGGACTTACAATCTGTACGAGAAGAAGCCAAAAAAAAGTTAAAAGGTTATTGCCGGGTTTGTCCGGTCTGTGACGGACGTGCCTGTGCCGGAGAAGTTCCGGGCATGGGTGGTCTGGGAACCGGTGCCGCATTTAAGGCTAACCTGGAGGCCCTTAACAAGATTAAATTAAACATGCGCACCATGCACAATGCAAAGGAAGTGGATACCACCTGTACCTTATTTGGCCATAAGATTAGCACCCCAATCATGGCCGCACCAATGACCGGCACTCCGTACAACATGGGCGGGGCAATTACTGAGCGTGAGTTTATTGGTATGATAGTCACCGGAAGCAAAAAAGCAGGCAGCATTGGCTATACCGGTGACGGGGCAGACCCTGCTATGTATGATTCTGGCATTGAAGCAGTCACTGAAGAAAAGGGCTGGGGTATACCAATTATTAAGCCAAGATCACAGGAAGAAATCCTTGCGCGCATTAGAAGAGCAGAGCAAAGCGGCGCCATTGCCGTAGGAGTGGACATTGATGGGGCCGGCCTGGTAACCATGGCATTAAAAGGCCAACCGGTGGGACCAAAGACCAAGGAAGAAGTAAAAGAATTGGTTTCCAGTACAAAATTGCCCTTTATCTTAAAGGGAATCATGACCGTTGATGAAGCGGAAATGGCTGTTGAGGCAGGTGCTGCAGCAATAGTTGTATCCAACCACGGAGGTCGGGTACTGGACCACACCCCAGGAGCCGCCACGGTTCTTGCAGATATTTCCCAAGCAGTGGGCGATAAAATCACCGTTTTAGCCGACGGCGGCGTGCGCTCCGGTCTGGATGTTATTAAGTTGCTGGCTTTAGGTGCAGACGCTGTTTTAGTAGGCAGGCCATTGGTGGTTGGTGCCTTCGGCGGAGGTGCAGACGGTGTAGCCCTTATTATCGAAAAGTATAACAGTGAGTTAAAACACGCAATGCTTTTAACCGGTTGCAGCTCTCTTAAAGACATAACCGGCAGGGTTATTTGCCAAAGCAATTAG
- a CDS encoding L-lactate permease, whose protein sequence is MDNLFLMALIAFVPILFTIVMMTVFSWPAKKVMPIAWILAVVIAYAVWGVEFNRIIASTTFGFLSAFNILIIIFGAILILNTMKNSGAMASINRGFYGISADRRVQAIIVGWLFGSFIEGAAGFGTPAALAGPLLVGLGFPPLAAVMIALVFNSTAVSFGAVGTPVIGGVGAAMQDTVASILGQGNHYVFLEQIALWSAIPHVIVGTFLPLLAICMLTAFFGPKEKRGVKYGLAAAPFALFAGLSFTVPYMFTAYFLGPEFPSLVGALIGLPIVLLAAKSNFLTPKDTWEFPSKDKWDSNWEGTFKVEKDEDSGNMPLWLAWTPYVLIALILVVTRIDAIGLKAILQAQSIGWANIMGSGINYTLQYLYVPGTIPFILVAIITIFLHKMPAEKVKDAWVSTFKQLTGATIALLFAVAMVQVMTQSSVNLKGIDGMMITMASATSELVGAAWPLVAPFVGILGSFMAGSNTVSNVLFSSFQFEVAQQLGISGVAILALQNVGGAIGNMVCVHNVVAACATVGLVGVEGVIIRRNAIPCAIYAFVVGLVGLLLIYGGFAIGTLL, encoded by the coding sequence ATGGACAACTTATTTCTCATGGCACTGATTGCCTTTGTGCCAATCCTATTCACCATTGTCATGATGACTGTTTTTTCCTGGCCGGCAAAGAAAGTAATGCCCATTGCCTGGATTCTTGCAGTAGTCATTGCCTATGCAGTGTGGGGAGTAGAGTTTAACCGTATAATTGCATCAACTACATTTGGCTTTTTATCTGCCTTTAACATTTTAATTATTATTTTTGGTGCAATTTTGATTCTCAACACCATGAAAAACAGCGGTGCCATGGCTTCTATTAACCGCGGCTTTTACGGCATATCAGCCGACCGCCGCGTACAGGCCATTATCGTTGGTTGGTTATTTGGTTCATTTATTGAAGGTGCTGCAGGCTTTGGTACTCCGGCGGCATTGGCAGGACCACTGCTGGTTGGTTTGGGCTTCCCGCCCCTGGCCGCGGTAATGATTGCCTTGGTATTTAACAGTACCGCTGTAAGCTTCGGTGCGGTTGGCACCCCGGTTATCGGCGGTGTGGGCGCTGCAATGCAAGATACCGTTGCATCCATACTTGGGCAAGGTAACCACTATGTATTTTTAGAGCAAATTGCCCTTTGGAGTGCGATACCCCACGTGATAGTCGGTACATTCCTGCCGCTCTTGGCAATATGTATGTTAACGGCATTCTTTGGACCGAAGGAAAAGCGCGGTGTTAAATACGGTTTAGCCGCCGCACCCTTTGCCCTGTTTGCCGGTTTATCCTTTACAGTACCTTATATGTTTACTGCCTATTTCTTGGGGCCCGAATTCCCCTCTCTGGTTGGTGCATTGATTGGTCTTCCCATCGTGTTATTAGCAGCTAAGAGCAATTTCTTAACACCAAAGGATACTTGGGAATTCCCCTCCAAAGATAAGTGGGATAGTAACTGGGAAGGTACTTTTAAGGTAGAAAAAGACGAAGACAGCGGCAACATGCCCCTGTGGCTTGCTTGGACACCCTACGTTTTAATTGCGTTAATCCTGGTTGTAACCCGTATTGATGCCATTGGCCTAAAGGCTATTTTACAAGCTCAATCTATCGGATGGGCAAACATCATGGGCAGCGGTATCAACTACACTCTACAATACCTGTATGTACCCGGCACAATACCCTTTATTTTGGTGGCGATAATTACCATCTTCTTGCATAAAATGCCCGCAGAGAAAGTGAAAGACGCTTGGGTAAGTACCTTTAAGCAGTTAACCGGTGCCACCATTGCCTTGTTATTTGCAGTGGCAATGGTGCAGGTTATGACCCAATCCTCTGTTAACCTAAAGGGAATTGACGGTATGATGATCACCATGGCCTCTGCCACATCCGAGTTGGTTGGTGCCGCATGGCCCTTGGTAGCACCCTTTGTTGGTATATTAGGTTCATTTATGGCCGGTTCTAACACCGTATCTAATGTTTTGTTCTCCTCCTTCCAATTTGAGGTGGCTCAGCAGTTAGGCATATCCGGTGTTGCTATACTGGCTCTACAAAACGTTGGTGGTGCCATCGGTAACATGGTTTGTGTACACAACGTGGTGGCAGCCTGTGCAACGGTGGGCCTTGTGGGCGTTGAAGGGGTTATTATTAGGCGAAATGCAATACCCTGTGCCATTTACGCCTTTGTAGTGGGCCTGGTTGGCTTACTATTAATATACGGTGGTTTTGCCATAGGTACACTTTTATAA